A stretch of DNA from Cytobacillus luteolus:
TTCCTAAAAGGTTTGAAAAGGGCATTATCAGGGGGAAACAATTCTTTAATCGGTATGGGAAGTGGAGCATAGCCATTTCACGACCTTTTGGGATAGGAAACTATATTTCTTATGTTGCAGGAATCAGTAAGGTTCGACTGCTTCAATACTTGACTTTAACATTCCTAGGAATCTATCCATGGTCATTTATCATGTTGTATTTAGGCAATTACTTTAATGGAAATGTTGAAGCGGTTCAGGCTTTTTTTAGCTCATATAGCCTATATGCCTATATAGTTTTATTGGTGGTAGTGAGCTTAATAAGTGCTTTTTATTATAGAAGATTTAAGAACAAAGAAAAATCACTGGTGGGGAGAAGGGGAAATGTATGAATCGAACGGGGATATCACTCGGCGGTGGCAGTTTAAGAGGAGTTGCGCATATAGGCGTGTTAAAGGAATTAGTTAAAAATGAAGTAGATATTACCCATGTTGCTGGGACGAGTGCTGGGTCAGTAGTTGGTGGATTATTTGCAAGTGGTATGAATCCAGACAAAATGATTACTGTCTTAGAAGATTTATCCATTCGTCGTCATGTTGATATTGGGTTTAATCGTAAAGGATGGATTAAAGGAGATCGAATTTATCAAACCTTACTAAAGTTAACGGAGGGTAAGCATTTCTCAGATTTAGACCTTCCATTTGCAGTTGTTTGTGTGGACTTACTTTCAGGAGAAATAGTAGTTATTGATTCAGGTGAGGTAGCATTGGCTATTAGAGCAAGTATAGCCATACCTGGCTTGTTCTCACCAGTTGAGATGGAAAATAAATTATTAGTAGATGGCTATATCTTAAACAACAACCCCGCAGATATTGTTAGAAGCATGGGCGCAGAAAATGTCACCTCTGTTAGAGTTAGAAGCTCCAATACTCCTCAACCAACGAATATTTTATCCTTTATAAATCGCTATATAGATATTGCTAGTCAAAAAAATACAGAACGGTGTCTTACTCAATATACCGATGTGTTAATTGATATCGACCTTAAGGACATCGGCAGATTTGAAACTAAATCCTTATCAGAAGTCATTGACTTAGGTCAGCTAGAAGCGAGACGCGTACTAACAAGGAAACGTATTAAGAGTGAAAAAGTTATTTATTTGGATGAATGGATGCAGAAAATTAATTAGAGAAAAGTAGAGCTTGTTTTCTACTTTTTTTTAAATTTTACAGAAAATATTGACAATTAATACACACATCAACATATAATGGTAATACCACAGTGTAAATTGGTATTACCATAAATGAGGTGTGATAGAAAGATGAAGGAGCGGTCTTCAGAGATTATTGGGAGGAAAATTATACAGTCTATCTTAGAAGGGGATTTCAGTATTAATGAACATCTTCAACCTGAAAGAGATCTCGCCACCCTATTTAGTGTGGGGAGGCCAACGATTAGAGAAGCTTTGCAAAGATTAGAGCGAGATGGATGGATTACGATACGTAAAGGGATGCCAGCGATAGTAAATGATTACTGGAAGCAAGGTAACTTAATGACAATTGTAGATATCCTTCAATATCATGAAGAAATCCCAGATGAACTCATAAAATATATGCTCGAATTGAGAATATCTTTATCTCCAACCTATGTTAAAGATGCGATTGTTCATAATCGGGTGAAGGTTATTGCATTATTTGTGCCTCTCGATGAGTTGTCAGATGATGCAGGCAGTTATGCAGATTTTGATTGGAACTTACAACTGGGCATTGCTAAATTATCACCAAATCCAATTTTTTTACTTATCCTTAACAGCTTTAAAGACATCTATCAAAAAATGGCTGAGAAGTACTTTGGGAGTCAAAATCATCGAAAACAATCCTATCAATATTACACTGAGTTATTAAACGCAATATTAAAGGGAGAAGTAGAGGAAACAGAAGCATTGACAAGAAAGATGATGGAAACAAGTCTAATTCTTTGGAGTGAAAAGGTGAAGGGGGGAGACTAATATGAAGAGTAAAGGGCTTTATAGAGACTTCTTTTTACATTTCGATATTTTAGCTATGGCGTGCATCTTCCTCGGAGTAGTAGGGTCCTTACTAACTATGGAACTTACACTCTCAGTATTTTTGTATATTACGATAGGAATTATCACGTATATGTTTAGTGAGTATCTAACCCATCGATTTGTATTCCATATAAAAGCGCCAAAAAACGCACTTTTTCTAAAATTGATTAAACGTTTGCATTATGACCATCATAAGAAACCAAATGATTTGAAGTTGCTTTTTTTACCTATCTGGTATAGCCTACCAAGTCTGTTTACTTTATCACTAATTTTCTTCATAATTACGGGCTCAGTGGTTGCAACCTTGTCATTTACAGTGGGTATTCTTTTTATGTTCTTTGTGTATGAGTGGAAGCACTATGTAGCCCACCGTCCATTTAAACCTAAAACTAGATTTGGGAAATGGTTAAAGAAAACTCATGTTTTACACCATTATAAAAACGAAAACTATTGGTATGGAGTTTCTACTCCTTTTGTAGATGTTCTATTTGGAACATTAAAAGATGAAAAGAATGTGGAAACTAGTCAAACAGCGAAGGACTTAGAGAATAGATTTTAATAAGAGAGTCCAAAAGTGTACAATAACACTTTTGGACTTTTTATACTTCCTCTAATGTTCAATTAAGCTAGTCACAGGAACCTCTTGTTCTTGTTGTGGCTCATCAAGGGGATAAATGCGAGCCATTTCGTTCGTATCATCAACATGTTGAATATACACAGGTACCTCATTATATGTAACATTTGCCATGACTGGAGATGCCGCAATTTCTTGTGCTCTTTGTTTGTTCATCCGTAAACCTCCTACTGAATTGTTCAATAATAATGTTTACTTACTTTCCAAGAAGTATTCCTTGAACATCAAGCTACGCTAATTGTTGTTCTGCATATTCTCGGTACAAAGGATGTGACTCTACCAACTCTTGGTGAGTCCCACTGCCTGTAACCTTACCATTTTCTATAAAAACTATTTTATCTGCATTAACAATGGTCGATAATCGATGTGCGATGACAAACGTAGTACGTCCTTCCATTAAGCGGGTTAAAGCTTGCTGTACCACACTTTCAGATTGACTGTCTAAACTAGCAGTTGCCTCATCCATCATAAGAATTTTAGGATCACGTAAAAAAGCACGGGCGATTGCAATTCGTTGCCTTTGGCCACCGGATAATTTTACCCCACGTTCCCCTACCTCAGTATCAAATCCTTTAGGGAATCCTTTGATAAACTGATCTGCGTAGGCCATTTCTGCAACCTTCCAGAGTTGTTCATCGGTTGGTAGCTCATCCTCCTCTAATCCATAGCAAAGGTTTTCTCTGATGGTACCTGCCATCATTGCACTTTCCTGTGAAACATATCCGATTTGACTGCGCCACGAATGAAGAGAAAGCTCCTGAATTGGAGTGGATCCAACAAGAATCTGACCGGCTGATGGTTCATAAAAACGTTCAATTAAACCAAACATCGTTGTTTTACCCCCACCGCTTGGACCAGCAAAAGCAATCATTTGACCTGGCTGAGCCTCTAAAGATACCTGCTGGATCACGGGCTCATCTTCACTATATGAAAAAGAAACGTCTGAAACAATAATCGGGAGGCCACCGATATCAAATTCTACTCCAACATGGTCTTCTTCTAGAGGGAGTTCAAGTATGTCAATAATTCGTTCTGTTGCTCCTTTTGCTTTTTGAAGTTGTGTAAAAAACATTGCGAACGAGGTAATAGGCATAATGATTTGAAATAGGTAAAGTAAAAAAGCGATTAGAGACCCAGTAGACATCGTTCCATTTGCGACACGCATACCTCCGTAAGCAATAATCATTACAATAACAGCCATAATCACAAGATGCATAATGGGACCAATAAGTGCAAAAATCCTGGCTTCCTTTAAGCCGTAATGCAAAAGCTTCGAGATACCTAGCATGCCATTTGCTTCTTCGGTTTTTTCAGCTGTTGATGATTTCATTAATCGAATTTCACTTAATGTCTGTTGAATGTCTCCGGTGAATGTTGCTGTTTCGTCTTGAAGTCCTCGTGAGATTTTGGCCATTTTCTTTCCGAGTGGAATCATGATTGCCATTGTAAGTGGGACGGAAATCAACATAACTAAGGTCATTTTCCAATCCATGATCAGCAATATAATGACCGCTCCTATAATAGAAATGATTCCTGTAATAAACTGAGGAAAGTGTGTTGATATAAGCTCTTTTACAATACTTGTATCATTAACAACCCGACTCACAGTTTCACCACTTGATTGTTTATCAAAAAAAGGAACAGGCAATCGAATCAGTTTCGACCACATACGATCTCGAAGGCTAGCGACTATCTTTTGTCCAACTAGGCTTAGTAAATAAATTGAAATTCCACTGATAATTGCTTGGAGGATAAATGCAGCTCCAATCATAATCATAAGGGAGACACTAAGTGCTTCTACCGAAAAATTGTCTACTAAATTCTTTGTTAACAGAGGAACAATCAAACCTGTAATTGTCGTAAGAATACTAGCGACTAGTCCAATGATAAGAGCCGCTTTAGGAATATTCGTTGATAAGATAAGAGATAAAAAAGGTTTTAGTTTATACTCTTGTTTTTCCATCATGTAGGATAACTCCTGTCATCATTATGTATTTACTCTAGCTATATTTTACTGCAAATGACCCAAACAACCAATTTTCAACACCCTACTTTACTACTTTAACGCACCGGGGGTCAGGCCCCCGAAGACATATTTAAAAGGCTAACGATAGTACGTTAGCCTTTTTATGCAGTATATTGAACTTGGTTTTTTCCATATTCTTTTGCGAGATATAGTGCTTCGTCAGCACGTTTTAATAGATCTTTTGGTTGGTCCGTTGTTTGAAGTTCTGCGATACCGAAGCTGCATGTGATGCTTCCTACCTCTTGGAAGTGATGGTTCGAAATAATCTCTCTCAGTGTTTCCCCAAGCTTTATACATTCAATTTTGTTGAGGTTCTCTGCAATAATCAAAAATTCTTCCCCACCCCATCTGCCAAAGTGAGCAGTCGTTGGGAGCTGTTTTGATAAATAGGTAGTTAGTTCAACTAAGACTTCATCTCCAATTTCATGTCCATAAATATCATTTATTCTCTTAAAGTTATCTACATCAAATAAAATAATTGAAAGAGGCTGTTTGCTATTTTGTACTGCTAGTATTTTTTCCTGAAGCACATTGTCGAGGTTTCTTCGATTCGGTAAGCCTGTTAAATAATCTGTGACAGCATTTCTTTTATTTACTTCGACCTCTAAGAAGCCTTCAAATATATGCTGAGTAAAATACAAACAAATAATGAATCCGATCGTTGCCATATTAAATTGGATTAATGTATCAATCGTATTACTGTCTGAAAATGGGCTTGTTAAGGTATGAATACTACTAAGAATTACACTATAAGATAATGCCAACACAGAAAAAATGAGGGCAACCTTCCTTTTGAATATAAAGAAATAGAGAAGATAAGTAGTTGCCATCCAGTACGCAATTGGGCCTAAGTGGACATTTCCGTTATTACCAAGCTCAGTCAAAATATTAAAGCTAAGATTTGAGTTATATATAAGTGTAGTGGATAAGAATAATAAAATATCAATCACATTGGTATTGCGTTTATTTACCCATAATAAAATCATACAAAGAACTAAAACGCCTATTTGTGATAGTAAAGACACATACTTACCCATGTCACTGTTGCCACTGCTAAGCACGAGAAGACACACCGTTCCAAAAGATAAAATGAAAATTGGAATCAATGCCAGATAAATTCGGCGTTTAAGTTGTGTTAATGCTTGATTGGTATAGAAAAAGTAACTTGTCATATGACATACTCCACCTATTTTTGTAATAGAAGTAAACTGCTTTTAACTCGCTATGCATACTTGATTTTTGCCATTATCTTTCGCTTTATATAATGCTTCATCGGCACGGCTGATTATGTCCTTTGTTAACTCGTTTTCTAGTAAAGTCGCAACTCCAAAGCTACAAGTGACTGACTTGTCGATTCCGGTAAAGTGATGCTGTGAGATAGCCACCCTAACCTGTTCAGCTAATTCTTTAGTAGAATTTCCACTTGTAATTAAAAGGAATTCTTCGCCACCCCACCTACCAAAGTAAGTATTTTTCGGCAATTGTTTGTGAATGATTTCTGTTAGCTCTTTTAAAACACTATCACCCACATCATGTCCATATTGATCATTAATTTTTTTGAAATTATCAACATCAAATAGAATAGCTGATAAAACTTCCTTCGTTTTTGCAACTCTAGTAATTTCAGCATTAAGGACCGTGTCCATTTTCCTTCTATTATATATCGATGTAAGATAATCTGTGTTAGCCAATCTCTTAGCAGCATCCGCCTGCATAAAAACTTCAAACATATGCTGTACAAAGTATAAACAGATGATAAGACCTAAAATTGAAACATAATATTGAAGTAAAGTATCCATTGTTTGAGCTACTACATGCTCACTGAAAAAAATATGATAAAAACCTGGTATCAAACTAAGCACAAAGTTTGTGAAAGAAAAGAGTAATGCTGTTTTACCTCTAAACGTAAAGAAAATCATTAAATACACTAATGGCATCCAATATGAAAATGTACCTAAGTGCATATCTCCGTCTCGTCCTAAATGATAGAAAATCGTATAATATGTCCTTATGAGTGTTATGAATGCTGTAATTAGACAAAGAAGAATATCAACAAAGTGTAAGGAATTTTTATGAATAAAAAGAAATAGGTAACATACCATGAGACCAATGGAGAGTGAGCCAAAAGTTACACTATTTATTAAATTTAAGCTTCCAGTTGAATAAAGTAAGTAAGTTAGAAATAAAAAAGTCACAATAAAAATAGGGAAAACTACTAAATAAGTTTTTCTTTTAATAGTAGAAATAGAAGAGTTATTATAAAAAAATCCCTTAATATCCATCGATTCACCCATCCATCTCTTAAATCTAATCCTATAACTATAGTATATCACAGCAAAACTATTAGCAAAATATGTATATATCGTTGTTAATGCCATATAAATTTTTCTTGTTTATGAACGAAAAAAATTGACACCCTAATCATGTACAATTATAGTTAAACTTGTTAATAGTTAAACAGTTGAACAATTAAATTATAGAACAAAATTAGGTGAGGTGAAAAGATAAAATGACTGAAAACAATATTAAAGAGCTAGTCGATCGCTATATCGAAGTATCCTTTTCAGTAAATAGTAAAGCTGAATCTCTAGTGAAAGAGCAAATTAGCAGTGATTTAACGAATGACCAGCACTACACATTAAGGTACATGCATAAGGTTGGTACTTGTACGTCCTCTGAATTAGCTGAAGTATTTAATGTGAAAAAAAGTGCAATAACAGCCATGATTAATCGCATGTGGGAAAAAGGATTTATTGAAAGAACACGTGATGAAAATGATCGAAGAGTGGTTTACTTAACGCTAACGGATAAAGGTAATGAATTATTTTTGAAAACTGAACAACGAATTCATAAGTTAGTAGAGTCGTTGATTACTAAATTTGAACAAACTGAGATTGAACAATTCATCAAGACATTTGAAAAACTCAATCAACTATTACAAGAAAGTAACGATAAAGTGGAGGAATAGCCGTGAATTTTATTATTAAACAGAAATGGTTAGTCATGATAACTTGGCTTGCTGTCGTTGTAGGCTTATTTTTAATTGCCCCAAACATGGCAGACCTTGTTCGTGAGAAGGGGCAGATTAGTGTTCCTGAAGGATATTCATCAAACCTTGCTGGTCAAATTATGGAGGAAGTTCAGCAGCAAGAAGGTGGGGGAGATGAAACTCAGGTTGCTCTTGTGTTTCATAATGAGAATACATTAACCTCTGAAGAAATCAGTGAAGCTGAAAAAGCGATTCAGGCTTTAGAGGAAAAGAAAGCTGAACTGGGTGTTACAGAGATAGTAACCCATTTTAACGAAGAGAGTTTGAAGACTCAACTTGTGTCTGAGGATGGTAAGTCCATCCTTGCATCGGTTACATTCAGTTGGAATGAAAGAGAGCCAAGTGAATTACGCGATGAAATGTATCAAGCTATAGAACATATTAATGTAACCCATTTTTATACTAGTGAATGGTTAATCGGTGAGGATTTAATACAAAGTTCTCAGGATGGCCTGAAAAAAACAGAAGGGATCACAGTTGTATTCATTCTAGTCGTTTTATTACTAGTTTTTAGATCTATTATTTCACCGATAATCCCATTGTTAACGGTAGGATTTACTTACTTAGCTTCACAGTCGATTGTATCGTTTTTAGTAGATGTGTTTGATTTCCCGATATCAACGTACACTCAGATCTTCTTAGTGGCCATTTTATTTGGAATTGGGACTGATTATTGCATCCTCTTACTAAGTAGATTTAAAGAAGAGTTAATACAAAATGAAAGTGTAACAGATGCAATTGTTGAGACATATAAAAATGCGGGCAGAACAGTATTCTTCAGTGGTCTTGCCGTTATGATTGGGTTTGCTGCAATCGGATTTTCTCAATTCATACTATATCAATCTGCAGCAGCTGTTGCTGTAGGTGTAGCTATCCTTCTAATAGCATTGTTTACAATTGTTCCATTTTTC
This window harbors:
- a CDS encoding DedA family protein, with the translated sequence MIQQIVEWLGLIGLPGLFIVMALEGSSLPIPGIILVLSFGYILSPDLLSMAFIAAVMAICYSIASLIPYFIGMKSGDLLPKRFEKGIIRGKQFFNRYGKWSIAISRPFGIGNYISYVAGISKVRLLQYLTLTFLGIYPWSFIMLYLGNYFNGNVEAVQAFFSSYSLYAYIVLLVVVSLISAFYYRRFKNKEKSLVGRRGNV
- a CDS encoding patatin-like phospholipase family protein, which translates into the protein MNRTGISLGGGSLRGVAHIGVLKELVKNEVDITHVAGTSAGSVVGGLFASGMNPDKMITVLEDLSIRRHVDIGFNRKGWIKGDRIYQTLLKLTEGKHFSDLDLPFAVVCVDLLSGEIVVIDSGEVALAIRASIAIPGLFSPVEMENKLLVDGYILNNNPADIVRSMGAENVTSVRVRSSNTPQPTNILSFINRYIDIASQKNTERCLTQYTDVLIDIDLKDIGRFETKSLSEVIDLGQLEARRVLTRKRIKSEKVIYLDEWMQKIN
- a CDS encoding GntR family transcriptional regulator codes for the protein MKERSSEIIGRKIIQSILEGDFSINEHLQPERDLATLFSVGRPTIREALQRLERDGWITIRKGMPAIVNDYWKQGNLMTIVDILQYHEEIPDELIKYMLELRISLSPTYVKDAIVHNRVKVIALFVPLDELSDDAGSYADFDWNLQLGIAKLSPNPIFLLILNSFKDIYQKMAEKYFGSQNHRKQSYQYYTELLNAILKGEVEETEALTRKMMETSLILWSEKVKGGD
- a CDS encoding sterol desaturase family protein, which encodes MKSKGLYRDFFLHFDILAMACIFLGVVGSLLTMELTLSVFLYITIGIITYMFSEYLTHRFVFHIKAPKNALFLKLIKRLHYDHHKKPNDLKLLFLPIWYSLPSLFTLSLIFFIITGSVVATLSFTVGILFMFFVYEWKHYVAHRPFKPKTRFGKWLKKTHVLHHYKNENYWYGVSTPFVDVLFGTLKDEKNVETSQTAKDLENRF
- a CDS encoding small acid-soluble spore protein H; translated protein: MNKQRAQEIAASPVMANVTYNEVPVYIQHVDDTNEMARIYPLDEPQQEQEVPVTSLIEH
- a CDS encoding ABC transporter ATP-binding protein — its product is MEKQEYKLKPFLSLILSTNIPKAALIIGLVASILTTITGLIVPLLTKNLVDNFSVEALSVSLMIMIGAAFILQAIISGISIYLLSLVGQKIVASLRDRMWSKLIRLPVPFFDKQSSGETVSRVVNDTSIVKELISTHFPQFITGIISIIGAVIILLIMDWKMTLVMLISVPLTMAIMIPLGKKMAKISRGLQDETATFTGDIQQTLSEIRLMKSSTAEKTEEANGMLGISKLLHYGLKEARIFALIGPIMHLVIMAVIVMIIAYGGMRVANGTMSTGSLIAFLLYLFQIIMPITSFAMFFTQLQKAKGATERIIDILELPLEEDHVGVEFDIGGLPIIVSDVSFSYSEDEPVIQQVSLEAQPGQMIAFAGPSGGGKTTMFGLIERFYEPSAGQILVGSTPIQELSLHSWRSQIGYVSQESAMMAGTIRENLCYGLEEDELPTDEQLWKVAEMAYADQFIKGFPKGFDTEVGERGVKLSGGQRQRIAIARAFLRDPKILMMDEATASLDSQSESVVQQALTRLMEGRTTFVIAHRLSTIVNADKIVFIENGKVTGSGTHQELVESHPLYREYAEQQLA
- a CDS encoding GGDEF domain-containing protein, producing MTSYFFYTNQALTQLKRRIYLALIPIFILSFGTVCLLVLSSGNSDMGKYVSLLSQIGVLVLCMILLWVNKRNTNVIDILLFLSTTLIYNSNLSFNILTELGNNGNVHLGPIAYWMATTYLLYFFIFKRKVALIFSVLALSYSVILSSIHTLTSPFSDSNTIDTLIQFNMATIGFIICLYFTQHIFEGFLEVEVNKRNAVTDYLTGLPNRRNLDNVLQEKILAVQNSKQPLSIILFDVDNFKRINDIYGHEIGDEVLVELTTYLSKQLPTTAHFGRWGGEEFLIIAENLNKIECIKLGETLREIISNHHFQEVGSITCSFGIAELQTTDQPKDLLKRADEALYLAKEYGKNQVQYTA
- a CDS encoding GGDEF domain-containing protein, giving the protein MHLGTFSYWMPLVYLMIFFTFRGKTALLFSFTNFVLSLIPGFYHIFFSEHVVAQTMDTLLQYYVSILGLIICLYFVQHMFEVFMQADAAKRLANTDYLTSIYNRRKMDTVLNAEITRVAKTKEVLSAILFDVDNFKKINDQYGHDVGDSVLKELTEIIHKQLPKNTYFGRWGGEEFLLITSGNSTKELAEQVRVAISQHHFTGIDKSVTCSFGVATLLENELTKDIISRADEALYKAKDNGKNQVCIAS
- a CDS encoding MarR family winged helix-turn-helix transcriptional regulator, encoding MTENNIKELVDRYIEVSFSVNSKAESLVKEQISSDLTNDQHYTLRYMHKVGTCTSSELAEVFNVKKSAITAMINRMWEKGFIERTRDENDRRVVYLTLTDKGNELFLKTEQRIHKLVESLITKFEQTEIEQFIKTFEKLNQLLQESNDKVEE